A part of Sinorhizobium chiapasense genomic DNA contains:
- a CDS encoding alpha/beta fold hydrolase, with protein MGSRIVTRDGVEIYYKDWGPKDGPVIVLSHGWPLSSDSWEAQAFHLANNGFRVITHDRRGHGRSSQPWDGNDMDHYADDLAELIEQLDLTGIFLAGFSTGGGEISRYIGRHGTKRVAKAGLISAVPPLMVKTDTNPGGLPKEVFDNLQAASVVDRSQLYKDIASGPFFGFNRPGAKVSQGMIDSFWLQGMMGGHKNTYDSIVAFSQTDFTEDLKKFDVPTLIIHGDDDQIVPIDAAARASKKLIPQAVVKVYPGAPHGITDTHKDQLNQDLLEFARS; from the coding sequence ATGGGCAGCAGGATCGTCACCCGCGACGGCGTCGAAATCTACTACAAGGACTGGGGTCCGAAGGACGGCCCGGTCATCGTGCTCAGCCACGGCTGGCCGCTGTCTTCCGACAGCTGGGAGGCGCAGGCCTTCCACCTCGCCAACAACGGCTTCCGCGTCATCACCCATGACCGCCGCGGCCATGGCCGCTCCAGCCAGCCCTGGGACGGCAACGACATGGACCACTATGCCGACGATCTCGCCGAACTGATCGAACAACTGGACTTGACCGGCATCTTCCTCGCCGGCTTTTCGACCGGCGGCGGCGAGATCTCCCGCTATATCGGCCGCCACGGCACCAAGCGCGTCGCCAAGGCCGGGCTGATCTCGGCGGTGCCGCCGTTGATGGTCAAGACCGACACCAACCCCGGCGGGCTGCCGAAGGAGGTGTTCGACAATCTCCAGGCGGCAAGTGTCGTCGACCGCTCGCAACTCTACAAGGACATCGCCTCCGGGCCGTTCTTCGGCTTCAACCGTCCGGGCGCCAAGGTCTCGCAGGGCATGATCGACAGCTTCTGGCTGCAGGGCATGATGGGTGGCCACAAGAACACCTACGACTCGATCGTCGCCTTCTCGCAGACCGACTTTACCGAGGACCTGAAGAAGTTCGACGTGCCGACCCTGATCATCCATGGCGACGACGACCAGATCGTGCCGATCGACGCGGCGGCGCGGGCCTCGAAGAAACTCATCCCGCAGGCCGTGGTGAAGGTCTATCCCGGTGCTCCGCACGGCATCACCGACACCCACAAGGATCAGCTCAACCAAGACCTGCTCGAATTCGCACGGTCCTAG
- a CDS encoding MarR family winged helix-turn-helix transcriptional regulator codes for MTKADSPSHEDLMKLDNFLCFAIYSTNHAFTRVYKPLLDELDLTYPQYLVMVVLWEKDDQTVGSLGERLFLESSTLTPMLKRLEAMGYISRARDRTDERQVRVKLTESGRALRTKADNVPYGIASATGMEPAELVRLKQEIATLRTSLLR; via the coding sequence ATGACCAAGGCAGACAGCCCCTCTCACGAAGATCTTATGAAACTCGACAATTTTCTGTGCTTCGCGATCTATTCGACGAACCACGCGTTTACGCGTGTCTACAAGCCGCTGTTGGACGAGTTGGACCTCACCTATCCGCAATATCTCGTGATGGTCGTCCTTTGGGAAAAAGACGACCAGACCGTCGGCAGTTTGGGCGAAAGGCTTTTTCTGGAATCGAGCACGCTCACACCCATGCTGAAGCGCCTCGAAGCCATGGGCTACATATCGCGGGCCCGGGATCGGACCGACGAACGACAAGTGCGCGTGAAATTGACCGAAAGCGGCCGCGCCCTGCGGACAAAGGCTGACAATGTTCCGTATGGGATTGCCAGCGCCACGGGGATGGAGCCTGCGGAACTCGTCCGGCTCAAGCAGGAGATCGCGACGCTGCGTACGTCGCTGCTGAGGTAA